Proteins encoded in a region of the Vitis riparia cultivar Riparia Gloire de Montpellier isolate 1030 chromosome 7, EGFV_Vit.rip_1.0, whole genome shotgun sequence genome:
- the LOC117918148 gene encoding dihydropyrimidinase-like codes for MEEIVEARKSGQRVIGEPVVYGLVLDDSGLWDPGFINAAKYVMSPPIRALGHDKSLQAAFSTGNLQFVETDQCAFNSTQKAFGINDFRKIPNGVNGIEERMHLVWDTMVESS; via the coding sequence ATGGAAGAAATAGTTGAAGCTCGAAAATCAGGACAGAGGGTTATTGGAGAGCCAGTAGTTTATGGGTTAGTCCTTGATGATTCTGGGCTCTGGGATCCTGGCTTCATCAACGCAGCAAAGTATGTAATGAGTCCCCCTATTAGAGCATTGGGACATGACAAGTCCCTTCAAGCTGCTTTTTCAACTGGAAATCTGCAGTTTGTAGAGACTGATCAATGCGCCTTCAATTCCACACAGAAGGCTTTTGGAATTAATGATTTCCGAAAAATTCCTAATGGTGTCAATGGTATTGAGGAGAGGATGCATCTGGTTTGGGACACAATGGTGGAGTCTAGCTAA